One Xiphophorus maculatus strain JP 163 A chromosome 15, X_maculatus-5.0-male, whole genome shotgun sequence genomic window, TTAACATCAGTAACTAGAGCTAATACCattagctaaagctaatgctaaagttcAAATTGAAGAGTTTGAACATTATTCcgtgtttctgttctgtctgGTTGGAGCTAGCTTCATAGCAGCTAGCGCAGCATATGTCATCTACCCAGGATGCATTGCAGCGTAAACAACAAGATGAAGTCAGTGTGTCAGTGTGCGGGGTGTACTTTCTTTCCACCAGCACTCCGCTCCAGATCCAGGAGCTGATTGGTCAAAAAGCTGCAGATTGTCACGTAGCTTGGAGCTGCCAGGCGGCCGTCGGTCATCAAGGCACGGCTGTCTGCTGATGAAGAGCTGCGGCCCAGCATCCTCTTCCTCACAGCCGGACGTTCTACCGAGATGAGGATGAcgtaatcatcatcatcatcagcatcaTCAGCTAGAGCATTCCTCAAAGTTCAACACAAACCAGAGAGAAACTGAGAGAATGACTGGcttactcacacacacacacacacacacacacacctgcacaggTACACAGTCCCCAacgatgacatcatcatcactCGACGGGAACGCCGTCCACGCTCTCCTGGGACACCTCGGAGTCCAGTGAGTAGCAGGAGCTGCCGTTGTCCTGCGTGTCCCGGTTGGCGTCCTCGCAGAGCGCGGCCGAGGCCCCGCCCCCACCGCCCGGCTCGCCGCCGGCGGCGGCGGCGTCGCAGAAGTGGGCGGAGCCCTGGAAGAGCTGGCTGCAGAGGCGGTTGTAGCGGTGGAAGCGGCCCGGCTTGCCGGTGTGGCTGTACATGTGTTCCTGCAGCTGGCTCTTGTGGGAGAAGCGCAGGCTGCAGACGGCGCAGGCGATCTTCCGCTTGCGGGAATGGAGCACGGTGGGGGCGGGGCTTGTGCCGCCGTCGCCGTCGCCGCGGCTCCGCCTCAGCTCCGCCGCCAGCTGGTTGGCAAGCACCTGACTCTGCCGCAGCGCCTCCTCCAGGCAGCCGGCGTCCAGCGGCTCGGTGGCGCCCGGCAACGGCTCGTCGGCGCCCGGCAGCGGCGGGAGCCCGTCCATGAGGCGTGAGGGGTCCAGGGCGTGGCTGAACAGGTGCTCCCGCAGGTCCTCCGGCGAGGAGCAGCGCTCCCCGCAGCGCGGGCACTGCAGCAGCAGGGGGCGCCCTTTGAACAGCGGGCTGCCGCCCTGCGGGCCTCCATCCTCCGCCTCgccgtcctcctcctccacccgCTCCTGCTTGATGCGGCTGGAGACGTCCGAGTCGTCCGCCGACGTCACGGAGCAGATGTTGCGCAGCGCCGCCTGCTGGTGGTCCTGTGGGACGGCGTCCAGTCCCACGGCAAGGGACAGCTGGGACCGCGGCTCGGGGGCCGCCCGGGACGCCGCGGCGGCTTTGTGGACGCCCGGCGTGTCTTTGCTGGCCAGCTGGGAGGAGATCTGGATGCCGTACAGGTTGGACATGCGGACGCCGTCGGCGGCGGCATCGGCGGCGGCGTCGCCCGGCTTGCGGCACAGCTGGTAGGCGTGCAGGAACTTGATGCCGTCCTGCAGCCGGCTCTGGTCCACCGGCTGCTTGGGACACATCCCGGTGTACATGATGTGCAGCAGGTAGCTGAAGACGTCCGGCTGGATGTCGGTGGGCTGGATCTTTATACATTCACTGAGGAGgaaggaggtcagaggtcaccgcAGGATCTAAAACAATACATCAACTAAAATCTGAGATCATCTGGATTAAATAAACTTGAATAATCACGTTCACATCAAAATACACTAATAATTAGCATTAAGCTAACAGACCATTTATTAGCTGATCAACATAAACTCTGATCATCTagttcagtggttctcaaacttttttcagtgatgtacccccttaaaaatatatttttagtcaagtaccccctgacacgggcaaaacatttttggaattaaaaagaggtacagtgctgtaaaatcactgtctgatttatttaagccaaacaacttatatcagtgaacctgacaaatacatccatattgcaaacattacatggttgcaaaaaagaaaaacagaagacggtgaccaccaggaaggtataaaaccagtcaaaccgttttattttgaaggatattgaaactaaatactgaatataaaattcagtacatgaacacacatttatattttatcgaacttttcacaaaataatttttcccaagacttattatgaggagcctactgattttttaaagatattttgaaaagcttcacgtaccccctgcagtacctccacgtacccccaggggtacacgtacccccatttgagaaccactgatctagatTAACTGAGATTAACTAATCCCAATCAGTATAAACTGGTccaaatccaaattaaaaataaaaattcagttcaaatgaagattaaaaatctaaatcatcTGTAAGGAGTCAAGATAAATTCAGTAAAATGATCTGGCTGTAGTCAGGATTAACTAAACCTAATTAGGATCAGCAAGTCCAAATCTAAATGATCTAATCTAGATTATGTGAACAGTCAGGATGGTCTGATCCTTATCAATGAATCTGAAATTGATTAAAACTCCTGAGTCAATAATTTATCATCATATTAATCATCCagagtttcttcttctgctcctcagaggttttgttattttctgagCTGAACATCCTCAGGTGTTTTACCTGGACTGGTGGATGAAGATCATCTTGAAGTAGTTGGAGAAGGCGGCCAGAACGGCCCGGTGGGCCTTGAAGTAGACGTTACCGATGGCAACGGTGCAATCGCACAGGAAGCCGAACTCTCTCTGCACgttgagctgctgcagcaggaagaggCTGTGGGACGACACCTCCATGGCCCGCCTGGAAcgcagaaccgggtcagaaccaggctAGAGCCGGGTCAGAACCCTGGCTTCAGACCGGGTCGGAATCTTGGGTTCAGACcaggtcagaaccgggtcagaaccaggctAAAGTCGGGTCAGAACCCTGGCTTcggaccgggtcagaaccaagTCAGAATCGGGTCAGAACCTTGGGTTcagaccgggtcagaaccagccTAAAGTCGGGTCAGAACCTGACCTACGCGACCCAAACAGAACCTCATACTTTCAGCTCTCACTGTTTCACGTTCTGACAGCTGCGATGATGCGTAACCATGGTAACAAGGTAACGTTTTTATGACTGATTTGTGTCTCAAAAGTTCAAATAttacctgaactttgaccccaaatcccagCAGATCGTCTCCCCTACTCCAGCTTCTCTCCAACCAAACGGCCAGGCAGGTTGgaagagcagcaaaagcaaaggggctggattagcagagctagcCTTGAATATCATCTCTGCTACCTGTTAGCATGTCATCATGGTCATGTGACCGTCATACAGCAACAGAGGCCTCCTCAGACACGTTCCgacactgactgctgctggagatccacagcatcaccatccataACGATCCTCTGAAGACACTTTGATGACATCAGTTATggaaagatttaatttttttgtattgaatatttcatgaaatttcagctttaaatttcagtcaaaatcttaaaactaaaaaaggcacaaaaaaaatttaagtgatCAGAagaatttctgtattttctctttaaacataatttatttattaagatgtTTAAATTCACACTTTATTCTGTGTTGGAAATCTGGATTTAAGTCATAAAAAATTTCTAATGAGgattaaaaagattttgtttttattttgaaaataaatcccGATTATTGATGTTTGAAACCCCCAAAAACTGGTAACATCACCTGGATCGTCCACTGCTGGTTTCatgaaaacatcaataaatgtcaataaatcaaaacattacatacaGTTATTGGttgctaattatttttaaaaaacactttttctgtgTAACAGCTGACctgaaaaagttgatttttaacAGCAATAATCAACTTTCTGTCTGTGACTCCAGTAACATGAAGTCACaggagaaaaatctgcagaaaggtcgtattttttattgttataatcaataaataaataaatatcataaaGTTTCAAGTTAATATCTTCTAGTCtggattattgttttattttaaaccaaattcaaactgtaattaaatttaaccagcattaatattttctgttatattaaatgtttcttttaaccAGTTTAGAAGTCAGACATGGTGGACAGAAGTGAGCTGCAGCCTGAGGGAATCCCACCcagactgggaacactgggaacactggggaAAAGCTCCGGTACCAGACGGTTCTTTAAAAAACCCGACTCTCCTGCAGAACCCTCCATCAGAATGATCTGTTCTCTAAAACTTGAGAAAgcttgagttttattttgaagggccAACATGTTGGGCCTCAGATTTCTTTGCATCGCCTCTGGACTGTTTCCAGCATCCGTAACCATGGTAACGGGCAGCTTCCTGAGGCCTCTGTTGTCCCTCTTTCCTCTGTGTTTGTGAACACACACCTGAACACACACCTCGCGTGTCCTGCTGGGTGTCTGAACTGAGACGTGCACGCGCAGAACCTGAGCGCACCTCCACGGCAGGTGGCCCCGCCCACCTCCAAAACCCCTGACCAGCTGGACATGTGACCTCCTGACTGAAGGTCACCCGCAGGATGCCAGCGCACACgcgcagaggaagaggagcaggatgAAGATCGAAGGTGGTCGTCAAGCACAGCCGGCGCGCGTGCACGCCGCGTCGCGCCCGTCAGGCTGCagcctccatccatccatcccgctctcctccacacacactcacacacacacacactcacacacacacgtcccCATGAGCGACACCGCGCAAACCCAGGCGCGTGAGCACGCGCCCCGAGTCTCGCACACGCGCTCGGCCGGCGCTTGTCGCGCACGCGCCGGCTTAATCAGCCTCTTACCGCAGAAACGAGTAGATTGTCTTCAGGAGCCGATTTGCTGCTGCAGACGTGATCTCGCGAAGAGCCGCGTCACGTCTCGCGAGAGAACGGGTCAAAAGGGCTCCCTGGTCACGTGAACTCGCTGTGAAGCCAAATAAATCCTTgttaataatcaataatcatccTAAGTAAAGATTctgacaaaatgacaaagatttttatttcattttaaggttaaaacctttaaaacacaaataatattGAAGTAATAaatcttattatttttgttcatattatTTCTAGGAGCTGGAACCAGAGATTGTTTCCAGGCTTATATGGAAGTCTGAAaatgccaaataaataaataaataataatttacataaaattaaaataaatattttattgtattgtatattttattattgatatttgcttttctttatggAAGTATTAGAACCATCCAGAaacaatttattgtaaataagaaTGTGTTTTTAGTAACTCAcctagttaaataaaaattaaattaaaaatatacagttaGACGGAGACCAGCTGGGTGTTGCAGAAACTAAGTCTTTGCTCTGATGGACCTAAATCAGGAGCTTTTGATCCAAACTCCTACAGTATGTAGGAAAAGCTCCAACCTAGCAGGGCTATTTAACACCAGCCAGCCTatgaagcacggtggtggcagcatcattctgtagAGGTgcaaagggtgtgaatactttttcttAGCTGCAatatatttattgcattttatttaatttaggtgtgaattattttttgttctgaCTAGGAgataaagattagggtgatggcaaggaggctTTTTGTCACTATAGGAGATCTCCTGTAGAGGTCTGTGTTGCAGCAAAATTATAAGCCTCCGACTGAATACAAAGAAATATCTTCATTCTTCTTCACACAATCAGCTCTACGGGCTCTAGAACATAGCCTCtttataaaacaagaaaataaaacagacaggacaatagtgatttggttgttttttcaaaaataaattacttttagaaataaatgtttttgcttttccattcaaacattttttaacaaaggtAGGTTTTAAACTCATGACAggttttaaacatcaaaacagCCTCAGAATTTGCTTCTGCCTCTGGCCGGCTCGGCTTGCTAATGAGGTTAGCAGCTAGCACAGAGAATGATGTGCTTGGTGGAGAACCGGATGCGTTTTATTTTGACACTCTTCAGTGACGGTGCGGCACTCAGTGCGGAAGTTCTATCATCCTGcaggaggagagaaaggagaggCGCCGCTTCGTCTCAACTTTCCGCCCGAAACGCAACAACCTGTCCCGGCAGGAAATAGCTCCGTCTCCCCGGGAACCGCAACCCCTCCGCCGCCGACAGAAGCAGATCGTCCGCGGGCCTCCGGCAGACTTCGGGTGAGTTAACGACTTCCTGGCCGATCCGCGAAGCTGCCTGCTCGGCTACAGCGGAGGGAAAACGGCCTGCTGCCGAGTGCGGTGGCAGTGCGGGGGTGGCGGGTCGTTTGCGGGAGAGATGTGGCTCTGTAGCGCCGCTGTCTGCGTTCAGTCAGGTCGTATCCGGGAcggattttcaaaataagtgTCGCTTaagaatgtaaagaaaaaacaaatagaaaaaaatttcgtaaaataataaagtttataatatttgttttaatacttttcatttattttaataagataatgtaattaatttatacatttaattgaATTATAACTAGtataaagtaaaaatctaaatgttgttTGGAAACATTATAAGTTTCagaaagtactttttaaaaaaatatttgttgttttttcactgCCATCATATATTCCCCCAGGCTGTCAACCATGTCTTTCTCTTTCTTAAAAACAGTCTATATATACCTGTATactagaaagaagaaaaatgtttcccagcGGCATTTAAtataatgtgtatttttaaaatgctttcattATGAGCATAATGGAACCAAAGTTGAAAAAGcttcttttgattttatgacctaaatacaaaaaaattatcatcTTAATTAATGCGtgtatttaaaagttttatatataagtattgttttatttctataatttaTCTGTTGATATATTTTGTTACTTTGTGGTTGGTACTTTCTAGTTGTTAGCTGCAAATAGGGCTTACAGATAAacattgcataaatatttgaaCCTGGATGATGAAAAGGTAATATTTTCTTTCCCCTGGTGCCTCATGGTACTAACCTCCCATTAGAACTGCGTGTTGTTCTTTGTTATGATCTTTTACGTTGAAAATCCTACTTGGGTAACTTCCTGTGCAGGCTAGGCTAACACCTAGTAGCCTCCCGCAGCTAGTTACGGATCTCCATTTTAGCTTCGGAGCGCCGCCGGCCTCTCGAAGCTGTCCGAACCCGAACGTAGCCCGTCCTCGCCTCGCAGTGCGTGGAGCTGACAGCCGGTAAGTGCGTGGCGGCTCCCGCAGTAGTTCTGCGGTCGTGGGCGACCCGTTGGGGCCAAACAAGCTCCTGGAGACTGAATGACgtcttgtttctctgttttttagcACGGAGTTCGTAGGTAAAGGAAGCAAAACTTTGTCCAAATATTTGAAAGAagcacaaaacatgttttaaaatgataaaataatcatGATTATTATTAGAAAGGTAAAGTTGTGGACCATCCTCTCAGTGGGCTGGTCCAAACATTTCGGAGAACCAACCACAGATTTAATGTAGATGTTGTCTCATAtgtgatccagaaccgcaccaTTCCGTCCAGAACTTCTTGTTCTTCTGTGGTCATCGTGATGAGGACATcttgtatttttgcagaataAATTTCTGCTTTCCGTCATTTGGACCAGAACCTGTAGTTTCATTAGCGGACTCAGTCCATACAGAACCCCCAGGacctgcagctgttctgtggACTCTGGTTCTGATGTCCTCATGTTTCGTTTCCATTTcacgttttctttttaaaactctgtttctatgtaaattaaataaaaaacaattccTCGTTTGCTAACATTGGTAAACATTTCCAATGAATCTGCTGCACAAACCTTTGAGGTTTGATGTGAGAGTTTTCCTCTGGCTGCAGCTCCTCTGAACATCAGGTTTCAAGTCCTGCCACAGTTTcccactttgactaggccattctaacccATGAatctgctttgatctaaaccaggcTCCTAAGGTTTTAAATATGGGTGTAGtgataacaaatgcaagtttaAATCATTATTCATGCAATAATTGCATTGAATTCCCACAACTAGAATGGGTTGGATTGGGAACTGAGTCCTGCCCtgagttgcaacatttgctccattttcagctgaacatatcaacacaacaaaagttttatgtttttctttgtttgaaaaccttagaaataatttttacttaacaacaaaacttttattgtaGCAGATATTCcatgaaaaatgtgttcagGGTCATGTTGAGGTCTAGTTGCTAAATAttgaactggattttttttcaaggtatcagagtaaagggggttCTCCCACAGATCAGCTGCAAGTGTGGGAAAGGTGCAGGAATCTTGACTCAACATGATATATTCAGATTACTGACAGATGTTTCACTCTGTCATTCCAGCCTGATGGTCCATCATAGCTGGTTTGTGTCGGTAAGAGGTCTCACTCTGGCCAATCCTCGGAGGAGCCTCATATGAATctggtttgtgcagcagaaGGTGGTTTCCTGCCCTGAAGCAGGGCTGGAAACCCCCCAGAGGTCTGTGACGCTGTGATGACTCGGGTTAAATGTTGCTGAGTCATTGCAGGACTCTTCAGGCGTTAACCGTGTGTTCCTGTGTCGTCGCCAGGGCGATGGCGAGGCCGAGCCACAGCGATCACGTCCTCCAGCAGCTCAACAACCAGCGAGAGTGGGGCTTCCTGTGCGACTGCCTCATCGCCATCGGCGACATCTACTTCAGGGCCCACAAGGCCGTGCTGGCGGCCTGCAGCTCCTACTTCCGGATGATGTTCATCCgcgaccagcagggggcgggcCACCTGGACCTCAGCAACATGCAGATCAGCGCCGAGTGCTTCGACCTCATCCTGCAGCTCATGTACCTCGGCCGCATCGTGGTGGGCAGCTACGAGTTCGAGGAGCTGAAGGCGTCCATGTCCTACCTGCAGATGTACTACATCCCCGACTCGCTGGAGGACCTCCGAGACATCCGCAGCTCCAACCTCACCCCATCTTCCtccgcctcttcctcctcctcctcttcctccagctcctccaccgGCGTCTCTGGAGGGAAGATGATGTTCGGAGTGCGGATGTACGAGCAGCAGAGGTCCACGGCGCCAGAGGCGGAGCTTCTACCGAAGGCGgcgaccagcagcagcagcgcagGGCGCCCAGCTGTTCCCGCAGCTGCCAGCAGGGTGGCGCCGGCAGTAGCGGTGGCAGCGGAGGAGGTGGCTAGCACAGCTTTGATCGTGGCTCCACCCACAGTGGATAGTGGCACAGAGCAGCCATGTGACCTGAGAAAGCGACCCGGCGGCAGAAGTTCTGCTCTCAAAGACCGGCCCAGATTCGGCCGCACCTACACCTGCGACGACTGCGGCTTCGTCTTCAGCTGCGAGAAGCTGCTGATCGAGCACATCCTGACCTGCACCAACAGGAAGGCCTACCACCCGCCCAGAGGGAACGCCGAGGGCGACAACAGCTCCGGCAAGGGGGAGAGCTCCGCCTCCGAGAGCGCCGAGGAGCAGAGAGTCGTCTGTAAGGGCGAGGACGACTGGGCCGACGGTCGGGCCGACTCGGAGCTGCCCGTCAGGTCGCTGGCGGCCGGCAGCGACAGCGAGCCCGGCTCCACCCGCAGCATCAAAACGGAACCGGAGGAAGGCCTGTTCCCTGAGATCGAGATGGTCCAGGTGGGCGAGCACGCAGCCAGAGACTCGCTGAGGGAGAGGATGGGTTTGACCCGCGAGTCGGAGCCGGGAGTGTCGGGTCTGGAGAGCTGCGGCCAGTCGGCCGAAAGCCACCTGCCGAGCAGCAGCGACTCCGGGATCCCCGCTAAACTCCGGAAGGTCAAGGATGAGAAGCAGGAAGCCGACTGCGCTCCCTGCGAACTTTGTGGCGCTCTTCTGACTGAGGAGGACAAATCCTCCCACTACCTGTCCAACCACATGGGTCACATATGCGCCTGTGGGCGGTGCGGCCAGGTTCTGATCAAAGGCCGGCAGCTGCAGGAACACGCAGAGCGCTGCGGCGAGTCCCACGGCGCCGAGTCGGACTCCCACGGGGAGGATGAGTTGTCGCTGCTGGGGGAGCCTCAGGGGATGGACGAGAGTCTGCTGGACGCCGCCGACCTGGCCTGCCCTCACTGCGGCCTGCTGTTCCAGAACGAGAGCCTGGCGCTGGAGCACGCCTTGACCTGTCACGAACAGGACTTGTTTAGGCCCGTGGCGCTGGAGGAGGGCGGGGAGCCCGACCACCGCCGCAAACACTTCTGCAGCATCTGCGGCAAAGGCTTCTACCAGCGCTGCCACCTGCGGGAGCATTACACCGTCCACACCAAGGAGAAGCAGTTCACCTGCCAGACCTGCGGCAAGCAGTTCCTGCGGGAGCGCCAGCTGCGGCTGCACACCGACATGCACAAGGGCATGGCACGCTACGTGTGTCCCGTCTGCGACCAGGGAACCTTCCTGAAGCACGACCACGTCCGGCACATGATCTCCCACCTGTCGGCCGGAGAAACTATCTGCCAGGTGTGCTTCCAGATCTTCCCAGGCGGCGAGCAGCTGGAGAAGCACATGGACGTCCACCTGTACATCTGTGGCGTCTGCGGGGAGAAGTTCCGGCTCCGCAAGGACATGAGGAGCCACTACAACTCCAAGCACACCAAAAGACTGTAAGGCATCCGCAGCGTCTGCGGCGTTTGCAGCGTCTGTGGCGTCTGCGGCATCTGCAGCGTCTGCGGCGTCTGCAGCTCCTGCTCTTAGAAGCCATAAATGTGAGAACAAATCAAGCACTTGAACACCAAAAAGTTGACTTTGAATCTGCACTTTGAAGCTCAACGCAGAACCTGAACAGGTGTTCAGACTGCGAGCAGCGAGGCTGGTGATTGGTCGCTTCAGATCATTAAAGACTGCTCCGATCAGAGGAAGGATCGCGCGCTGCTGAAACTGATCCGACCCGGTTCAGATGATGTTTAGTTCTGTTAGAACCGGGAGAAAAAGTCCGAAGTGTAGCGGGTTGTAGAACCGGGCCGGAACAGTCTGATGGTGTCGCTCGCAGTTTGAACTCCAGCCCCGGGTTTTTAACAGAacggttctgattggttcaccTGTGAGGAGCCTCTCAGGTGAGGTCACATCCTGTTTCAGAGCTtggacttgtttttgtttctttttttagccgACCCATTTTCCAGAATACTAAAAGCTTCTGCAGATGTTTGGgtttcaggttctggttctccttCTCTAATGTGCCTTTGCTGTCATATCAGAACTCCAAGAAGAAAACACTAGAACCAGTTGGTCAGAACCGGCCCAACTGGTCTGATCTGGGACTGCGATGCCTTGCCATGTTCatcttcatcacttcctgcacagaaccagaaccagaaccagagccagtCCCTACACTGACTAACAGAACCAACTCAAACcggttaaaacaaaacagtttctgaTTAAAACCAGATGATTGGTTCAGATGATTTCACACATCCTGAGTCCAGTTTCAAACGTTTGGACCTTCAGAACATCAACCGAGCCCAGAATCAGCAGGTTCTGTCGGTCCAGATGGTTCCGACCTTCCCGTTAACTGCAGAATCTCCCTGAGTTTCCGGCAAATTGTGAGACTCCAGAAAAAATCAGAACctgatggttctgatccagtgCGGTCCGGGGCCCAAAAACGTTTCCAGAACAGTAAAAATTTGACCAAAGAGAAAAACTTCTGTATAAAaaccttatttgttttttaatattgtcaatatttaattttagtgtaaataagaaaaacatttagtttccaGTCTGAGTCAAACTGTGTCCGACCCGTTTCCTGGTTCTGTTGATAGACAAGTTAGATAGAAAACAATGGacaaaattttattaatttaagaaattgATTCAAATAAACTGTATAGTTTAATGATTTcattcaataattttatttatttcaaattttaatataaataaaaatgtatattttaactagataaaatgtaaaatagaaTATAATAGAAACTC contains:
- the zbtb1 gene encoding zinc finger and BTB domain-containing protein 1, with translation MARPSHSDHVLQQLNNQREWGFLCDCLIAIGDIYFRAHKAVLAACSSYFRMMFIRDQQGAGHLDLSNMQISAECFDLILQLMYLGRIVVGSYEFEELKASMSYLQMYYIPDSLEDLRDIRSSNLTPSSSASSSSSSSSSSSTGVSGGKMMFGVRMYEQQRSTAPEAELLPKAATSSSSAGRPAVPAAASRVAPAVAVAAEEVASTALIVAPPTVDSGTEQPCDLRKRPGGRSSALKDRPRFGRTYTCDDCGFVFSCEKLLIEHILTCTNRKAYHPPRGNAEGDNSSGKGESSASESAEEQRVVCKGEDDWADGRADSELPVRSLAAGSDSEPGSTRSIKTEPEEGLFPEIEMVQVGEHAARDSLRERMGLTRESEPGVSGLESCGQSAESHLPSSSDSGIPAKLRKVKDEKQEADCAPCELCGALLTEEDKSSHYLSNHMGHICACGRCGQVLIKGRQLQEHAERCGESHGAESDSHGEDELSLLGEPQGMDESLLDAADLACPHCGLLFQNESLALEHALTCHEQDLFRPVALEEGGEPDHRRKHFCSICGKGFYQRCHLREHYTVHTKEKQFTCQTCGKQFLRERQLRLHTDMHKGMARYVCPVCDQGTFLKHDHVRHMISHLSAGETICQVCFQIFPGGEQLEKHMDVHLYICGVCGEKFRLRKDMRSHYNSKHTKRL
- the zbtb25 gene encoding zinc finger and BTB domain-containing protein 25, whose amino-acid sequence is MEVSSHSLFLLQQLNVQREFGFLCDCTVAIGNVYFKAHRAVLAAFSNYFKMIFIHQSSECIKIQPTDIQPDVFSYLLHIMYTGMCPKQPVDQSRLQDGIKFLHAYQLCRKPGDAAADAAADGVRMSNLYGIQISSQLASKDTPGVHKAAAASRAAPEPRSQLSLAVGLDAVPQDHQQAALRNICSVTSADDSDVSSRIKQERVEEEDGEAEDGGPQGGSPLFKGRPLLLQCPRCGERCSSPEDLREHLFSHALDPSRLMDGLPPLPGADEPLPGATEPLDAGCLEEALRQSQVLANQLAAELRRSRGDGDGGTSPAPTVLHSRKRKIACAVCSLRFSHKSQLQEHMYSHTGKPGRFHRYNRLCSQLFQGSAHFCDAAAAGGEPGGGGGASAALCEDANRDTQDNGSSCYSLDSEVSQESVDGVPVE